In Rhizophagus irregularis chromosome 12, complete sequence, a single window of DNA contains:
- a CDS encoding 40S ribosomal protein uS14 — MAHDQVWFSRPRRYGKGSRECRVCAHRAGLIRKYNLNVCRQCFREYSKDIGFIKYR, encoded by the exons ATGGCTCACGATCAAGTTTGGTTCTCTCGTCCTCGTCGTTATGGAAAGGGCTCTCGCGAATG TCGGGTGTGCGCTCATCGCGCTGGCTTGATCCGTAAATACAATCTAAATGTTTGCCGTCAATGCTTTCGTGAATACTCCAAGGATATTGGTTTTATCaag TACCGATAA
- a CDS encoding uncharacterized protein (SECRETED:cutsite_IYS-IR; SECRETED:prob_0.5034); SECRETED:SignalP(1-20) has translation MKVGGIIGFLVSMISLVIYSIRINYEINIMNANLRKDINSGFERIDNRFDLIDREKCCNK, from the exons ATGAAAGTCGGTGGAATCATTGGATTTCTTGTATCGATGATATCATTAGTAATTTACTCAATCCGAATAAATTAC GAAATCAATATCATGAACGCAAATTTAAGAAAAGACATTAATTCAGGGTTCGAAAGGATCGATAATAGATTCGATCTTATCGATAGAGAGAAATgctgtaataaataa